One genomic segment of Actinopolymorpha sp. NPDC004070 includes these proteins:
- a CDS encoding DUF6817 domain-containing protein, whose product MSLSAPRAASRTAAMALLREAGADRIPHSGRTLLDHLVGTADLLTSWGAPSRVELAGLVHSVYGTGSFGEAPLASADRDRVIAAVGAEAEHLADLFCHMDRPFLEDAVSGLSPLLSRDDWSALPASPQDLEDLTVLVRANQLEQEPHLPSTGGQTSPSRP is encoded by the coding sequence ATGAGCCTGTCCGCGCCCCGGGCGGCGTCCCGTACGGCCGCGATGGCCCTTCTGCGCGAGGCGGGCGCGGACCGGATACCGCACTCCGGGCGTACGCTGCTCGATCACCTCGTCGGCACCGCCGATCTGCTCACCTCTTGGGGCGCACCTTCGCGGGTGGAACTCGCCGGGCTAGTGCACTCCGTCTACGGAACGGGCTCGTTCGGTGAGGCGCCCCTCGCCTCGGCCGACCGCGACCGCGTCATCGCAGCGGTCGGCGCGGAGGCCGAACACCTTGCCGACCTGTTCTGCCACATGGACCGGCCGTTCCTCGAAGACGCCGTCTCGGGGCTGTCGCCCCTGCTCTCACGTGATGACTGGTCTGCGCTGCCGGCTTCCCCGCAGGACCTGGAGGACCTCACCGTGCTGGTACGGGCCAACCAGCTGGAACAGGAACCGCACCTACCTTCTACCGGCGGGCAGACGTCGCCTTCTCGGCCGTGA
- a CDS encoding cupin domain-containing protein — MTATPARTLGTSIDELLAPATPELFAERWGRKPLLVRGSPHRYAHLIDEARFRAALATGRPRTAVLDPPDPDEPLTAGSTRPIPPGEIDGEIDAGRTVCVTDLSAGDHTLAELTVTFARGLGIPGTVRVNAFLSPPGSGADLHIDARVTISLQVSGRKEWWYGTEPAVAWPRSNAQVLPDGDPVWMYPWCGAEDWEQLEPVRRTDLEHTVLEPGDLLCLPAGTWHAARAVERSLALNVSISPADPVRELTHLLDPLLCGDPLWRGGLSLAPGGDDEQRRAELDRLRAMVAAALQEGAR, encoded by the coding sequence ATGACTGCCACCCCTGCGAGGACCCTGGGCACCTCCATCGACGAACTCCTCGCGCCGGCAACGCCGGAGCTGTTCGCCGAGCGGTGGGGACGAAAACCGCTTCTGGTGCGGGGATCGCCACATCGGTACGCCCATCTGATCGACGAGGCCCGTTTCCGCGCGGCGCTGGCGACCGGCAGGCCTCGTACCGCGGTACTCGACCCGCCCGATCCCGATGAGCCGCTCACCGCGGGGTCCACACGACCAATCCCCCCTGGCGAGATCGACGGCGAGATCGACGCCGGGCGTACCGTGTGCGTCACCGACCTCTCTGCGGGCGACCACACCCTGGCCGAGCTCACCGTCACCTTCGCACGTGGGCTGGGGATTCCCGGTACGGTCCGTGTCAACGCGTTCTTGTCACCACCGGGGTCAGGGGCGGATCTGCACATCGACGCGCGGGTGACGATCAGCCTCCAGGTCTCCGGCCGCAAGGAGTGGTGGTACGGCACCGAGCCCGCGGTCGCCTGGCCGCGTTCCAACGCCCAGGTGCTACCCGACGGCGATCCGGTTTGGATGTACCCGTGGTGTGGTGCGGAGGACTGGGAGCAGCTCGAACCGGTCCGGCGCACCGATCTGGAGCACACCGTCCTCGAACCCGGCGACCTGCTCTGCCTGCCCGCCGGCACCTGGCACGCTGCCCGCGCCGTCGAGCGCTCGCTCGCGCTGAACGTCTCGATCTCCCCCGCGGATCCGGTGCGTGAACTCACCCACCTGCTCGACCCGCTGCTGTGCGGTGACCCACTGTGGCGAGGAGGGCTGTCGCTCGCGCCAGGTGGCGACGACGAGCAGCGCCGGGCCGAGCTCGACCGGCTCCGTGCCATGGTCGCTGCGGCACTGCAGGAGGGCGCACGATGA
- a CDS encoding SDR family oxidoreductase, translated as MNLTDRTVIVTGGANGLGREYSATLAARGANVVVADLDGAAAEVVAAKLNAELGEGRCVACRVDTTSEEDTQRMAATALDAFGHIDALVNNVGLYPHTNFDDITLELWRRVISVNLDSPFLCAKAVVPAMREAGYGKIINVATNLVFMGLPEMTHYVAAKAGVVGFTRSLARALGPDGISVNALAPGATAASPEELNAVGLSRLEAIVGHQCLQWAERPEDLSGVVAFLVSRDSDFISGQVLTVDGGLTMH; from the coding sequence GTGAACCTGACCGACCGCACCGTCATCGTCACCGGAGGCGCGAACGGCCTCGGCCGGGAGTACTCCGCGACCCTCGCCGCCCGCGGCGCCAACGTCGTCGTGGCCGACCTGGACGGTGCTGCGGCCGAGGTCGTCGCCGCCAAGCTCAACGCCGAACTCGGCGAAGGCCGATGCGTCGCCTGCCGGGTCGACACCACCAGCGAGGAGGACACGCAGCGGATGGCCGCTACGGCCCTCGACGCGTTCGGGCACATCGACGCGCTGGTCAACAACGTGGGGCTCTACCCCCACACGAACTTCGACGACATCACTCTCGAGCTGTGGCGCCGGGTCATCAGTGTGAACCTGGACAGCCCGTTCCTGTGCGCCAAGGCCGTGGTGCCGGCGATGCGCGAGGCGGGGTACGGGAAGATCATCAACGTCGCCACCAACCTGGTGTTCATGGGCCTTCCCGAGATGACCCACTACGTGGCGGCGAAGGCGGGCGTCGTCGGCTTCACCCGCTCGCTGGCCAGGGCGCTCGGCCCGGACGGCATCAGCGTCAACGCCCTCGCCCCCGGCGCCACCGCGGCCAGCCCGGAAGAGTTGAACGCCGTCGGGCTGAGCCGCCTGGAGGCGATCGTCGGTCACCAGTGCCTGCAGTGGGCCGAGCGACCGGAGGACCTCAGCGGGGTCGTCGCGTTCCTGGTCTCGCGCGACTCGGACTTCATCAGTGGTCAGGTGCTCACCGTCGACGGTGGGCTGACCATGCACTGA
- a CDS encoding YcaO-like family protein, producing the protein MSGTGTAALRRELTPALGAFDGLVDDVFGIISQVTLVRPAPGAPEAFVAHALPSSTLPLAGVEAANQGAAASMSAERAVVRACGESVERYCSAFFDRDAMPLVTAAELAGGGATVLPVGTMYPFAAAQYDEPGFPFDRPDGRPQRWVDVRDNTGRTAWAPAGCVYVPYLFDRDEEPFTHMPISTGLAAGPTFAYAAEKGILEILERDALMIRWHHVLAAPGIDVDSCRGVDPLLDASLEAAEGTGDTGTARWHLNLITVDVPVPIVTAALIDDEGAPMTSMGVSAHPDPVRALLLAVEEALLTRILLGRASELTEETKPVQARTLRAHMLAHARDPELRRALDGLIAGEEVLTLNDVIRRFAPYRTRSLHDLLADAGFTAWSRDITTDDIRCARLAVVRTLVPGLQPLDNDHRFRHLGGSRLVGAPAALGVRGRALDDLNPLPHPFP; encoded by the coding sequence ATGAGCGGTACCGGCACGGCGGCGCTCAGGAGGGAGCTGACGCCGGCGCTGGGCGCGTTCGACGGACTGGTCGACGACGTGTTCGGGATCATCAGTCAGGTGACGCTGGTCCGGCCGGCGCCCGGCGCCCCGGAGGCCTTTGTCGCCCACGCCCTACCCTCCAGCACCCTTCCGCTGGCGGGCGTCGAGGCAGCCAACCAGGGCGCGGCGGCCTCGATGTCCGCCGAACGCGCGGTGGTCCGTGCGTGCGGGGAGTCCGTCGAGCGCTACTGCTCGGCCTTCTTCGACCGCGACGCGATGCCGCTGGTGACCGCGGCCGAGCTGGCCGGCGGGGGCGCGACGGTGCTTCCGGTCGGAACGATGTATCCGTTCGCCGCCGCGCAGTACGACGAGCCCGGCTTCCCGTTCGACCGCCCCGACGGCCGGCCGCAACGCTGGGTTGACGTACGCGACAACACCGGCCGCACGGCGTGGGCACCTGCCGGGTGTGTGTACGTTCCCTATCTGTTCGACAGGGACGAGGAACCCTTTACCCACATGCCGATCTCGACCGGTCTGGCTGCGGGTCCGACCTTCGCGTACGCGGCCGAGAAGGGAATCCTGGAGATCCTCGAACGCGACGCGCTGATGATCCGCTGGCACCATGTCCTGGCCGCGCCCGGCATCGACGTCGACAGCTGCCGAGGGGTCGATCCCCTCCTCGACGCCTCGCTGGAAGCGGCGGAGGGCACCGGGGACACAGGCACCGCGCGCTGGCACCTCAACCTCATCACCGTCGACGTACCCGTCCCGATCGTCACCGCCGCCCTGATCGACGACGAGGGCGCCCCGATGACGTCGATGGGCGTCTCGGCGCATCCCGATCCGGTGCGCGCACTCCTCCTCGCGGTCGAGGAGGCGCTGCTGACCCGTATCCTGCTCGGCCGGGCGAGCGAGCTCACCGAGGAGACCAAGCCCGTGCAGGCACGCACCCTTCGGGCGCACATGCTCGCCCATGCCCGTGATCCCGAGTTGCGCCGGGCGCTGGACGGGCTCATCGCCGGGGAGGAGGTGCTCACCCTGAACGACGTCATCCGGCGGTTCGCGCCGTACCGTACGAGGTCCCTGCATGACCTGCTCGCCGACGCGGGCTTCACCGCATGGTCTCGCGACATCACTACCGACGACATCCGCTGCGCGCGTCTCGCCGTCGTACGCACGCTCGTTCCCGGGTTGCAGCCGCTCGACAACGACCACCGGTTCAGGCATCTGGGCGGGTCCCGGCTCGTCGGCGCGCCGGCGGCTCTCGGGGTCAGGGGACGAGCCCTCGACGACCTCAACCCGCTCCCACATCCCTTCCCCTAG
- a CDS encoding TOMM precursor leader peptide-binding protein → MTTTDAALVSLVPGAVLLDSGPDETHVMLPNHNVTFLNAEVTRVVHAYAGVLRRPISRADARRAVSADTGASEELCDYVWDLLDGSGCLVPGAAASADEPLLEFWASQGRDPVETQARLATTPVAVVAPQPARAVLLQALADCGIVTVPVATEGPNPSAELKGAIDDGVGLLACFGLAYGTSLGRIVNETGLEAGLPMLFGHVSGLVARIGPLVLPGATACLECAVLRMLAHAGAAEARVLEALRRSSDGVPPPAPVHPAFLRVAASLFSLEASTVALSLPSQTVGAVVELVQGEAQTRLRSVRRVPTCPACHPARPRRFGWDAAFRSRVLAGDDE, encoded by the coding sequence GTGACCACCACCGACGCGGCTCTGGTGAGCCTGGTGCCGGGGGCCGTTCTGCTCGACAGCGGGCCCGACGAGACCCACGTGATGCTCCCCAACCACAACGTGACGTTCCTCAACGCGGAGGTGACGCGGGTCGTGCACGCGTACGCCGGCGTACTCCGGCGGCCCATCAGCCGAGCCGACGCCCGGCGAGCGGTCAGTGCCGACACCGGCGCGAGTGAGGAACTCTGCGACTACGTGTGGGACCTGCTCGACGGAAGCGGCTGCCTGGTGCCGGGCGCCGCGGCCTCTGCCGACGAGCCGCTGCTGGAGTTCTGGGCGTCCCAGGGGCGCGACCCCGTCGAGACCCAGGCTCGGCTCGCCACCACCCCGGTCGCGGTCGTCGCCCCCCAACCGGCGCGGGCGGTGCTTCTCCAGGCGCTCGCGGACTGCGGGATCGTGACCGTGCCCGTGGCCACCGAGGGCCCGAACCCCTCGGCGGAGCTGAAGGGCGCGATCGACGACGGTGTCGGACTGCTCGCCTGTTTCGGACTCGCGTACGGCACCTCACTCGGCCGGATCGTCAACGAGACGGGCCTGGAAGCCGGCCTGCCGATGTTGTTCGGCCACGTGTCGGGACTGGTCGCGCGGATCGGGCCGCTCGTGCTCCCCGGTGCGACCGCCTGCCTGGAGTGCGCCGTGCTGCGGATGCTGGCGCACGCAGGCGCCGCCGAGGCCAGGGTGCTCGAGGCGTTGCGGCGCAGCAGTGACGGGGTACCACCGCCCGCCCCGGTGCACCCGGCGTTCCTGCGCGTGGCGGCGTCTCTGTTCTCCCTCGAAGCCTCCACGGTCGCCCTCTCGCTTCCGTCCCAGACCGTGGGTGCGGTCGTCGAGCTCGTGCAGGGAGAGGCGCAGACGCGGCTGCGGTCGGTCCGGCGGGTGCCCACCTGTCCGGCATGCCATCCGGCCCGCCCTCGCCGCTTCGGCTGGGACGCCGCGTTCCGTTCCCGCGTCCTCGCAGGAGATGACGAATGA
- the hemW gene encoding radical SAM family heme chaperone HemW, giving the protein MTTPTSRRYESKDNEFIAWYPPALEPDDGTQVWRRRRAAFYVHIPFCTAICDYCGFAVERDRNADRISYLDGLHREIDRYAEAGRLAGYEFTCGHFGGGTPSVLPAADLLRIRDHLAEVADVRRGGELTVEVNPISFDEEHAEAYLEGGVNRLSIGIQSFDEQTLRTIGRPHRRADVERSLEISRRSGYTNVSLDLIYGVPGQTERSLRDDLARALDSGATHLSCFRLEIIPFTVLKLREAAGDLPPRLDQSELNRMDDLVSEVLREGGMREYGVFNFARPGAESLHNEIAFMAPQSDYVGFGNGAYSWAGGHIYTNHALIPSYLEAIDEGRDPIAFSRRATALEEMSRYFVLGLKFFRVPRQPFVDKFGLTPEDVFGPVLARLEDDGMVLRERDAEGAEHYQLTTTGRHYVNNVCKEFYVGDNRGRGQYVQFVPTLTPDRIDSWARRAGLDLPDPTMPDRTLPDPALGAEQVGS; this is encoded by the coding sequence ATGACGACACCGACCTCCCGGCGGTACGAGAGCAAGGACAACGAGTTCATCGCGTGGTATCCCCCGGCACTCGAGCCCGACGACGGTACGCAGGTGTGGCGCAGGCGGCGGGCGGCGTTCTACGTCCACATCCCTTTCTGTACGGCGATCTGCGACTACTGCGGCTTCGCGGTCGAACGCGACCGGAACGCCGACCGCATCTCCTACCTGGACGGGCTGCACCGCGAGATCGACCGCTACGCCGAGGCCGGCCGCCTCGCCGGGTACGAGTTCACGTGCGGCCACTTCGGAGGCGGGACGCCGTCGGTCCTGCCGGCCGCCGACCTGCTGCGGATCCGCGACCACCTGGCCGAGGTGGCCGACGTACGCCGCGGCGGCGAGCTCACGGTCGAGGTCAACCCGATCAGCTTCGACGAGGAGCACGCCGAGGCGTACCTGGAAGGCGGCGTCAACCGGCTCAGCATCGGCATCCAGTCCTTCGACGAGCAGACACTGCGCACGATCGGGCGCCCGCACCGGCGGGCGGACGTGGAGCGCAGCCTGGAGATCAGCCGCCGGTCCGGGTACACCAACGTGTCGCTGGACCTGATTTACGGCGTACCGGGCCAGACCGAACGCTCGCTGCGGGACGACCTCGCCCGGGCACTCGACAGCGGCGCGACCCACCTGTCGTGCTTCCGGCTGGAGATCATCCCGTTCACCGTCCTCAAACTGCGTGAGGCCGCGGGCGACCTGCCCCCGCGACTCGACCAGTCCGAGCTGAACCGGATGGACGACCTGGTCAGCGAGGTGCTCCGCGAGGGTGGCATGCGCGAGTACGGCGTCTTCAACTTCGCCCGCCCGGGGGCGGAGAGCCTGCACAACGAGATCGCGTTCATGGCGCCGCAGTCTGACTACGTGGGCTTCGGCAACGGCGCGTACTCCTGGGCCGGTGGCCACATCTACACCAACCACGCACTGATCCCGAGCTACCTCGAGGCGATCGACGAGGGCCGTGACCCGATCGCCTTCAGCCGCCGCGCCACCGCGCTGGAAGAGATGTCGCGCTACTTCGTGCTCGGCCTGAAGTTCTTCCGGGTCCCGCGTCAGCCGTTCGTCGACAAGTTCGGGTTGACACCCGAGGACGTCTTCGGCCCGGTGCTCGCCAGGCTCGAGGACGACGGGATGGTCCTGCGTGAACGTGACGCGGAAGGCGCGGAGCACTACCAGCTCACCACGACCGGTCGCCACTACGTCAACAACGTGTGCAAGGAGTTCTACGTGGGAGACAACCGCGGACGGGGGCAGTACGTGCAGTTCGTCCCCACCCTCACCCCCGACCGGATCGACAGCTGGGCGCGGCGCGCCGGTCTCGACCTGCCCGATCCCACCATGCCCGATCGCACTCTGCCCGATCCCGCCCTGGGGGCCGAGCAGGTGGGATCGTGA
- a CDS encoding SagB/ThcOx family dehydrogenase, translating into MKIAWSTGVGPGLAPEDATGSGALAWPDFHEASKLPAAVARAQSTAYTTSPQEAFLVSRAFRQVPGPDGVPFRLDGAGEDTLHDVLARRRSATDLSSPLSLEGLSVVLADGLGPTQVLIDEQTGAPTVRRSWPSAGGLYPLDFYLIARSVDGVPPGCYNVNTIAGRLEPLRGERCADVDEVLRAGWFWQEFMVEAAAVIVLAAVFERTVAKYGERGYRFALLDAGHAAQNLLLVATQQRLPSVPVGGFDDDALAAALGLDGLHEAVVHSVALGGPAPGEETR; encoded by the coding sequence ATGAAGATCGCCTGGTCCACAGGGGTCGGTCCCGGTCTGGCACCCGAAGACGCCACCGGGTCCGGCGCCCTGGCGTGGCCGGACTTCCACGAGGCGTCGAAACTGCCGGCGGCGGTGGCTCGGGCCCAGTCCACCGCGTACACGACGAGCCCGCAGGAGGCCTTTCTGGTCTCCCGCGCGTTCCGACAGGTTCCCGGACCCGACGGGGTGCCCTTCCGCCTCGACGGGGCGGGTGAGGACACCCTCCACGACGTTCTGGCCCGCCGCCGGTCGGCGACCGACCTCTCCAGCCCGCTGTCACTGGAGGGCCTGTCCGTCGTACTGGCCGACGGACTGGGGCCGACCCAGGTGCTGATCGACGAGCAGACCGGCGCGCCGACGGTGCGCCGGTCGTGGCCGTCCGCCGGTGGCCTTTATCCGCTCGACTTCTACCTGATCGCACGGTCGGTCGACGGTGTGCCGCCCGGCTGCTACAACGTCAACACGATCGCCGGCCGGCTCGAACCGCTGCGTGGTGAGCGGTGCGCCGACGTCGACGAGGTCCTTCGTGCCGGCTGGTTCTGGCAGGAGTTCATGGTCGAGGCGGCGGCCGTGATCGTGCTCGCCGCGGTGTTCGAGCGGACCGTTGCGAAGTACGGCGAACGCGGCTACCGCTTCGCGCTGCTCGACGCCGGCCACGCGGCCCAGAACCTCCTGCTGGTCGCGACCCAGCAGCGGCTGCCCTCCGTACCGGTCGGCGGCTTCGACGACGACGCCCTCGCCGCGGCACTCGGGCTCGACGGACTCCACGAGGCCGTCGTGCACTCGGTCGCCCTCGGAGGGCCCGCTCCCGGGGAGGAAACCCGATGA
- a CDS encoding BTAD domain-containing putative transcriptional regulator has translation MDDVVERRAAPEAVLVRVLDGFVVSRHGGRVELPTRAARLVACLAVRGGTIGRGIVAGHLWPDVTERQAATSLRSTLLAIRRPCPELLDTGPNHVGLAAGVKVDLADLVGWCRRAMDPADDPVPPPFSRCPRLLPEFDADDWITTDRESLHQLLMHALESVTGRFIDRGQYADAALAATCAVATDPLRESARHALIRVHLAEGNLAAALHEYDRFRRLLDQELGVAPTQSLRKLLAAATSAGQH, from the coding sequence GTGGATGACGTGGTGGAACGGCGCGCCGCACCCGAGGCGGTGCTGGTTCGCGTCCTGGATGGCTTCGTCGTGTCTCGGCACGGGGGTCGCGTGGAGTTGCCCACGCGAGCGGCTCGGCTGGTCGCCTGCCTGGCGGTACGAGGCGGAACGATCGGCCGCGGAATCGTCGCGGGCCATCTGTGGCCGGACGTCACCGAGCGGCAGGCCGCGACGAGCCTGCGCTCGACGCTCCTGGCGATCCGGCGTCCGTGCCCGGAACTGCTCGACACCGGCCCCAACCACGTCGGACTCGCCGCGGGGGTGAAGGTGGACCTGGCCGACCTTGTCGGCTGGTGCCGGCGAGCGATGGATCCAGCGGACGACCCGGTCCCTCCCCCGTTCAGCCGATGTCCCCGGCTGCTCCCGGAGTTTGACGCCGACGACTGGATCACGACTGATCGGGAGAGCCTCCATCAACTCCTGATGCACGCACTGGAGTCGGTGACCGGACGGTTCATCGACAGGGGTCAGTACGCCGACGCGGCGCTCGCGGCGACCTGCGCTGTGGCCACCGACCCGTTGCGCGAGTCGGCCAGGCACGCCCTCATCCGAGTGCACCTGGCCGAAGGAAACCTCGCCGCGGCTCTGCACGAGTACGACCGGTTCCGCCGGCTACTCGACCAGGAGCTCGGGGTGGCTCCCACCCAGTCGCTCAGGAAGCTGCTCGCGGCGGCGACCTCCGCCGGTCAACACTGA
- a CDS encoding FCD domain-containing protein, which translates to MRVCPKEHQAITAAIREHDPDAAEKAMRAHTSRRRGPAYLPRTTTPDGSIAAGWPDLASWTVRTTPDGTAGHDHHPGLLASGRGVLAFAVKGATGG; encoded by the coding sequence ATGCGTGTGTGCCCGAAGGAGCACCAGGCGATCACGGCGGCCATCCGCGAGCACGATCCCGACGCCGCGGAGAAGGCGATGCGTGCACACACCTCGAGGCGTCGCGGACCCGCCTACTTACCGCGTACGACGACTCCTGACGGATCCATCGCCGCAGGTTGGCCGGATCTCGCCTCTTGGACAGTTCGTACTACACCGGACGGTACCGCCGGGCATGATCATCACCCCGGGCTTCTCGCGAGCGGCCGCGGGGTGCTGGCATTCGCGGTGAAGGGGGCCACCGGTGGATGA
- a CDS encoding PIN domain-containing protein, translating into MEARLLDVLTGRPGNFEILDPTPADRERAAELVGQLVAAPLGYVDATILAMAERLKIVDIATVDFKFLGMASRVSRLSPLRWVLQEN; encoded by the coding sequence TTGGAAGCTCGCCTCCTGGACGTCCTTACCGGCCGACCGGGAAACTTCGAGATCCTCGACCCCACTCCTGCCGACCGGGAACGTGCAGCCGAACTCGTCGGTCAGCTGGTGGCTGCGCCACTCGGCTACGTGGACGCGACCATCCTTGCGATGGCAGAGCGACTGAAGATCGTCGATATAGCTACCGTCGACTTCAAGTTCCTGGGTATGGCGAGTCGGGTCAGCCGCCTGTCACCTCTGCGCTGGGTGCTCCAGGAGAACTGA